From a single Callithrix jacchus isolate 240 chromosome 5, calJac240_pri, whole genome shotgun sequence genomic region:
- the LOC100407664 gene encoding uncharacterized protein LOC100407664 isoform X2: MNKFQRSVSFQDLTVNFTQEEWQQLDPAQRLLYRDVMLENYSNLVSVGYHVSKPDVIFKLEQGEEPWIVEEFSNQNYPEVDDALEKNKEIQTVFFSNKTLITERENVFGTTFNLGMNSVPSRKMPYKCNPGGNNLKMNSEIIVAKKSKENRKIPDEYSGFGKPLFHNKHEQSHLGMKKYRYNPMRKASNENENLILHQNIQILKHPFDYNKCEKTFFKQAILITQKERQTERKLNECNECRKTFSRRSTLIVHQRIHTGEKPYVCNDCRKTFRVKASLTRHQRIHTGERPYECSECAKTFVDKSALIVHQKIHRGEKSYECNECGKTFFRKSALAEHFRSHTGEKPYECKECGNAFSKKSYLIVHQRTHKGEKPNECKECGKTFFCQSALTAHQRIHTGEKPYECHECEKTFFCQSALNVHRRSHTGEKPYECSQCRKFLCTKSALIAHQITHRGKKSYECNECGKFFCHKSTLTIHQRTHTGEKHGVFNKCGRISIVKSNCSQYERMNTKENLYECSERGHAISKNSHLIVHQRTIWERPYECNECGRTYCRKSALTHHQRTHTGERPYECNECGKTFCQKFSFVEHQRTHSGEKPYECDECGKSFCHKSTFRVHRRIHTGEKPYDCNQCGKTYRRLWTLTEHQKIHTGEKPYECNKCEKTFRHKSNFLLHQKTHKE, encoded by the exons ATGAACAAATTTCAG agATCAGTTTCATTCCAGGACCTAACTGTGAACTTCACCCAAGAGGAATGGCAGCAACTGGACCCTGCTCAGAGGCTCCTGTACAGGgatgtgatgctggagaactACAGCAACTTGGTCTCTGTGG GATATCATGTTAGCAAACCAGATGTGATTTTCAAATTGGAGCAAGGAGAAGAACCGTGGATAGTGGAGGAATTCTCAAATCAGAACTACCCAG AAGTTGATGATGCCTTAGAGAAGAACAAGGAAATCCAAACTGTATTCTTCAGCAACAAAACACTGATTACAGAAAGAGAGAATGTATTTGGGACAACATTTAATCTGGGTATGAATAGTGTTCCCTCAAGAAAAATgccctataaatgtaatccaggaggaaacaatttgaaaatgaattcagaaataattgttgcaaagaaaagtaaagaaaacagaaagattcCTGATGAGTACAGTGGATTTGGGAAGCCATTATTCCATAATAAGCATGAGCAAAGTCATTTGGGaatgaaaaaatacagatataatCCAATGAGGAAAgccagcaatgaaaatgaaaatcttatTCTGCATCAGAACATTCAGATTTTGAAGCATCCTTTTGACTATAATAAATGTGAGAAAACTTTCTTCAAGCAGGCAATTCTCATTACACAGAAGGAGAGACAGACTGAAAGGAAACTAAATGAATGTAATGAATGTAGGAAAACCTTTTCTAGGAGATCTACCCTCATTgtacatcagagaattcatacaggGGAGAAACCCTATGTTTGTAATGATTGTAGGAAAACTTTTCGTGTGAAGGCAAGCCTTACTCGACAccaaagaattcatactggagagagacCCTATGAATGCAGTGAATGTGCGAAAACTTTCGTGGACAAATCTGCCCTCATTGTACACCAGAAAATTCATAGAGGGGAGAAATCCTATGAGTGTAATGAATGTGGAAAGACCTTCTTTCGGAAGTCAGCCCTGGCTGAACATTTCAGGTCACACACAGGGGAGAAGCCTTATGAATGCAAGGAATGTGGAAATGCCTTCAGCAAGAAATCTTATCTTATTGTACATCAAAGAACTCACAAGGGAGAGAAGCCaaatgaatgtaaggaatgtgggaaaacCTTCTTCTGTCAGTCGGCCCTTACTGcacatcagagaattcacacgGGGGAAAAACCCTATGAATGTCACGAATGTGAGAAAACCTTCTTTTGTCAGTCTGCTCTCAATGTGCATCGAAGAAGTCATACAGGAGAGAAGCCCTATGAATGCAGTCAATGCAGAAAATTTTTATGTACAAAATCAGCCCTCATTGCACATCAAATAACTCATAGAGGAAAGAAGTCTtatgaatgtaatgaatgtgggaaatTTTTCTGCCATAAGTCAACACTCACTATACATCAGAGAacacacacaggagagaaacaTGGTGTGTTTAATAAATGTGGTAGAATATCCATTGTGAAGTCAAACTGCAGTCAGTATGAGAGAATGAACACAAAGGAGAATCTTTATGAGTGTAGTGAACGTGGGCATGCCATCAGTAAAAACTCACACCTCATTGTACATCAGAGAACTATATGGGAGAGACCATATGAATGCAACGAATGTGGGAGAACCTACTGCAGGAAGTCAGCCCTCACTCACCATCAGAGAACACACACAGGAGAGAGaccctatgaatgtaatgaatgtggaaaaacCTTCTGTCAGAAGTTCTCCTTTGTTGAACATCAGCGAACTCACAGTGGGGAGAAACCGTATGAATGTGATGAATGTGGGAAATCCTTCTGCCACAAGTCAACCTTCAGAGTCCATAGAAGAattcacacaggagagaaaccatATGACTGtaatcaatgtggaaaaacctACCGTCGACTGTGGACTCTCACTGAACATCAGAAAAtacacacaggagagaaaccttatgaatgtaaCAAATGTGAGAAAACATTTCGCCACAAATCAAACTTTCTTTTACATCAGAAGACACACAAGGAATAA
- the LOC100407664 gene encoding uncharacterized protein LOC100407664 isoform X3 produces MNSVPSRKMPYKCNPGGNNLKMNSEIIVAKKSKENRKIPDEYSGFGKPLFHNKHEQSHLGMKKYRYNPMRKASNENENLILHQNIQILKHPFDYNKCEKTFFKQAILITQKERQTERKLNECNECRKTFSRRSTLIVHQRIHTGEKPYVCNDCRKTFRVKASLTRHQRIHTGERPYECSECAKTFVDKSALIVHQKIHRGEKSYECNECGKTFFRKSALAEHFRSHTGEKPYECKECGNAFSKKSYLIVHQRTHKGEKPNECKECGKTFFCQSALTAHQRIHTGEKPYECHECEKTFFCQSALNVHRRSHTGEKPYECSQCRKFLCTKSALIAHQITHRGKKSYECNECGKFFCHKSTLTIHQRTHTGEKHGVFNKCGRISIVKSNCSQYERMNTKENLYECSERGHAISKNSHLIVHQRTIWERPYECNECGRTYCRKSALTHHQRTHTGERPYECNECGKTFCQKFSFVEHQRTHSGEKPYECDECGKSFCHKSTFRVHRRIHTGEKPYDCNQCGKTYRRLWTLTEHQKIHTGEKPYECNKCEKTFRHKSNFLLHQKTHKE; encoded by the coding sequence ATGAATAGTGTTCCCTCAAGAAAAATgccctataaatgtaatccaggaggaaacaatttgaaaatgaattcagaaataattgttgcaaagaaaagtaaagaaaacagaaagattcCTGATGAGTACAGTGGATTTGGGAAGCCATTATTCCATAATAAGCATGAGCAAAGTCATTTGGGaatgaaaaaatacagatataatCCAATGAGGAAAgccagcaatgaaaatgaaaatcttatTCTGCATCAGAACATTCAGATTTTGAAGCATCCTTTTGACTATAATAAATGTGAGAAAACTTTCTTCAAGCAGGCAATTCTCATTACACAGAAGGAGAGACAGACTGAAAGGAAACTAAATGAATGTAATGAATGTAGGAAAACCTTTTCTAGGAGATCTACCCTCATTgtacatcagagaattcatacaggGGAGAAACCCTATGTTTGTAATGATTGTAGGAAAACTTTTCGTGTGAAGGCAAGCCTTACTCGACAccaaagaattcatactggagagagacCCTATGAATGCAGTGAATGTGCGAAAACTTTCGTGGACAAATCTGCCCTCATTGTACACCAGAAAATTCATAGAGGGGAGAAATCCTATGAGTGTAATGAATGTGGAAAGACCTTCTTTCGGAAGTCAGCCCTGGCTGAACATTTCAGGTCACACACAGGGGAGAAGCCTTATGAATGCAAGGAATGTGGAAATGCCTTCAGCAAGAAATCTTATCTTATTGTACATCAAAGAACTCACAAGGGAGAGAAGCCaaatgaatgtaaggaatgtgggaaaacCTTCTTCTGTCAGTCGGCCCTTACTGcacatcagagaattcacacgGGGGAAAAACCCTATGAATGTCACGAATGTGAGAAAACCTTCTTTTGTCAGTCTGCTCTCAATGTGCATCGAAGAAGTCATACAGGAGAGAAGCCCTATGAATGCAGTCAATGCAGAAAATTTTTATGTACAAAATCAGCCCTCATTGCACATCAAATAACTCATAGAGGAAAGAAGTCTtatgaatgtaatgaatgtgggaaatTTTTCTGCCATAAGTCAACACTCACTATACATCAGAGAacacacacaggagagaaacaTGGTGTGTTTAATAAATGTGGTAGAATATCCATTGTGAAGTCAAACTGCAGTCAGTATGAGAGAATGAACACAAAGGAGAATCTTTATGAGTGTAGTGAACGTGGGCATGCCATCAGTAAAAACTCACACCTCATTGTACATCAGAGAACTATATGGGAGAGACCATATGAATGCAACGAATGTGGGAGAACCTACTGCAGGAAGTCAGCCCTCACTCACCATCAGAGAACACACACAGGAGAGAGaccctatgaatgtaatgaatgtggaaaaacCTTCTGTCAGAAGTTCTCCTTTGTTGAACATCAGCGAACTCACAGTGGGGAGAAACCGTATGAATGTGATGAATGTGGGAAATCCTTCTGCCACAAGTCAACCTTCAGAGTCCATAGAAGAattcacacaggagagaaaccatATGACTGtaatcaatgtggaaaaacctACCGTCGACTGTGGACTCTCACTGAACATCAGAAAAtacacacaggagagaaaccttatgaatgtaaCAAATGTGAGAAAACATTTCGCCACAAATCAAACTTTCTTTTACATCAGAAGACACACAAGGAATAA
- the LOC100407664 gene encoding uncharacterized protein LOC100407664 isoform X1 — translation MAATGPCSEAPVQGCDAGELQQLGLCGVPDVQRSWSKFCNFPLTGYHVSKPDVIFKLEQGEEPWIVEEFSNQNYPEVDDALEKNKEIQTVFFSNKTLITERENVFGTTFNLGMNSVPSRKMPYKCNPGGNNLKMNSEIIVAKKSKENRKIPDEYSGFGKPLFHNKHEQSHLGMKKYRYNPMRKASNENENLILHQNIQILKHPFDYNKCEKTFFKQAILITQKERQTERKLNECNECRKTFSRRSTLIVHQRIHTGEKPYVCNDCRKTFRVKASLTRHQRIHTGERPYECSECAKTFVDKSALIVHQKIHRGEKSYECNECGKTFFRKSALAEHFRSHTGEKPYECKECGNAFSKKSYLIVHQRTHKGEKPNECKECGKTFFCQSALTAHQRIHTGEKPYECHECEKTFFCQSALNVHRRSHTGEKPYECSQCRKFLCTKSALIAHQITHRGKKSYECNECGKFFCHKSTLTIHQRTHTGEKHGVFNKCGRISIVKSNCSQYERMNTKENLYECSERGHAISKNSHLIVHQRTIWERPYECNECGRTYCRKSALTHHQRTHTGERPYECNECGKTFCQKFSFVEHQRTHSGEKPYECDECGKSFCHKSTFRVHRRIHTGEKPYDCNQCGKTYRRLWTLTEHQKIHTGEKPYECNKCEKTFRHKSNFLLHQKTHKE, via the exons ATGGCAGCAACTGGACCCTGCTCAGAGGCTCCTGTACAGGgatgtgatgctggagaactACAGCAACTTGGTCTCTGTGG AGTCCCTGATGTCCAAAGATCTTGGTCCAAGTTCTGTAATTTCCCATTAACAGGATATCATGTTAGCAAACCAGATGTGATTTTCAAATTGGAGCAAGGAGAAGAACCGTGGATAGTGGAGGAATTCTCAAATCAGAACTACCCAG AAGTTGATGATGCCTTAGAGAAGAACAAGGAAATCCAAACTGTATTCTTCAGCAACAAAACACTGATTACAGAAAGAGAGAATGTATTTGGGACAACATTTAATCTGGGTATGAATAGTGTTCCCTCAAGAAAAATgccctataaatgtaatccaggaggaaacaatttgaaaatgaattcagaaataattgttgcaaagaaaagtaaagaaaacagaaagattcCTGATGAGTACAGTGGATTTGGGAAGCCATTATTCCATAATAAGCATGAGCAAAGTCATTTGGGaatgaaaaaatacagatataatCCAATGAGGAAAgccagcaatgaaaatgaaaatcttatTCTGCATCAGAACATTCAGATTTTGAAGCATCCTTTTGACTATAATAAATGTGAGAAAACTTTCTTCAAGCAGGCAATTCTCATTACACAGAAGGAGAGACAGACTGAAAGGAAACTAAATGAATGTAATGAATGTAGGAAAACCTTTTCTAGGAGATCTACCCTCATTgtacatcagagaattcatacaggGGAGAAACCCTATGTTTGTAATGATTGTAGGAAAACTTTTCGTGTGAAGGCAAGCCTTACTCGACAccaaagaattcatactggagagagacCCTATGAATGCAGTGAATGTGCGAAAACTTTCGTGGACAAATCTGCCCTCATTGTACACCAGAAAATTCATAGAGGGGAGAAATCCTATGAGTGTAATGAATGTGGAAAGACCTTCTTTCGGAAGTCAGCCCTGGCTGAACATTTCAGGTCACACACAGGGGAGAAGCCTTATGAATGCAAGGAATGTGGAAATGCCTTCAGCAAGAAATCTTATCTTATTGTACATCAAAGAACTCACAAGGGAGAGAAGCCaaatgaatgtaaggaatgtgggaaaacCTTCTTCTGTCAGTCGGCCCTTACTGcacatcagagaattcacacgGGGGAAAAACCCTATGAATGTCACGAATGTGAGAAAACCTTCTTTTGTCAGTCTGCTCTCAATGTGCATCGAAGAAGTCATACAGGAGAGAAGCCCTATGAATGCAGTCAATGCAGAAAATTTTTATGTACAAAATCAGCCCTCATTGCACATCAAATAACTCATAGAGGAAAGAAGTCTtatgaatgtaatgaatgtgggaaatTTTTCTGCCATAAGTCAACACTCACTATACATCAGAGAacacacacaggagagaaacaTGGTGTGTTTAATAAATGTGGTAGAATATCCATTGTGAAGTCAAACTGCAGTCAGTATGAGAGAATGAACACAAAGGAGAATCTTTATGAGTGTAGTGAACGTGGGCATGCCATCAGTAAAAACTCACACCTCATTGTACATCAGAGAACTATATGGGAGAGACCATATGAATGCAACGAATGTGGGAGAACCTACTGCAGGAAGTCAGCCCTCACTCACCATCAGAGAACACACACAGGAGAGAGaccctatgaatgtaatgaatgtggaaaaacCTTCTGTCAGAAGTTCTCCTTTGTTGAACATCAGCGAACTCACAGTGGGGAGAAACCGTATGAATGTGATGAATGTGGGAAATCCTTCTGCCACAAGTCAACCTTCAGAGTCCATAGAAGAattcacacaggagagaaaccatATGACTGtaatcaatgtggaaaaacctACCGTCGACTGTGGACTCTCACTGAACATCAGAAAAtacacacaggagagaaaccttatgaatgtaaCAAATGTGAGAAAACATTTCGCCACAAATCAAACTTTCTTTTACATCAGAAGACACACAAGGAATAA